CATCGCCACGACTGATCAAGGCGGTCAGTTTTCCCTGCTGATAAACCAACGTTACCGCTACGCCGTCTACTTTCGGCTGTACAAATAGCGGCCCTTTGCCCTGCATCCAGTACGCCACCGCCAGCTTATCCGGCAGTTTTCTTACACCGGTATGCGCCACAGGATGATCGACCGTACCATTATCCCCCCAGGCGGAGCTATCTGCCGTCGCCGTGGGTTGAAAACAGTGCTGCCATTGCCGTAACCGTTGTTGCAGACTGTCATACAGCGCATCATCAATCAGCGTCTGCCCGTCACGATAGTAGGCCCGGTCCCAGTTGCGCAGCTGGCGCTGAAGGTGCGTTATCTCTTCCGTAGCGCGCGCCGGCGTCCAGCGTGGGCATAACGCCTGCGCCGCGCCGGCAAACAGGCACAGCAGCCATAACATCCTTTTTCCTGGCATAGTTCCTCCTTATTCTCCGCTGCCGCAGTAAAGCGGATTAAAGGCGGCGCAGCGAGAAGCAAGGAACTAAACGGGAAAACCGATCGCAAGTTTTTATTGCAAGGCCTGCAAACCGCCACGCTTCAGGCGGCTTACTTTCCATAAAAGAAGAAAAACCACAGCGGAACGGCGCAAACGCTGCATGGCGGCGGCAAGCCGTGTATACTGTGCAGGAAACAGACTCCGCTCTTTTACACACTTCAAGAACTATCATGGCTCAAGGCACGCTTTACATTATTTCCGCCCCCAGCGGCGCAGGCAAATCCAGTCTGATTCAGGCTATGCTGAAAACGCAGCCGCTTTACGATACACAGGTATCTATTTCGCATACGACGCGCGGAATGCGTCCCGGCGAACAGCATGGCGAGCACTACTACTTCGTTTCTAAGCAAGAATTCGAAACGATGATTGAGCAGGATGCTTTTCTTGAGCATGCTGAAGTGTTTGGTAACTACTACGGCACGTCACGCATGGCGATTGAACAAGTACTGGCGACCGGCGTTGATGTCTTCCTGGATATTGACTGGCAGGGCGCGCAGCAGATCCGGCAGAAAATGCCGTCGGCACGCAGTATCTTTGTTTTACCGCCCTCGAAAGAGGAGCTCGATCGCCGCTTACGCGGTCGCGGTCAGGATAGCGAAGGGGTTATCGCTCGCCGCATGGCTCAGGCCGTTGCAGAGATGAGCCACTATGCCGAGTACGACTATTTAATCGTTAATGATGATTTTGATCTGGCGCTGTCGGATCTCAAAACCATTATTCGCGCTGAGCGTCTGCGTATGGGCCGTCAAAAATCCCGGCATGATGCATTAATCAGCAAACTATTGGCAGACTGAAGCCACTTTCAGTATTATGCCCAGTCATTTCTTCACCTGTGGAGTAGCACAATTATGGCACGCGTAACCGTTCAGGACGCAGTAGAGAAAATTGGTAACCGTTTTGACCTGGTTCTGGTCGCTGCACGTCGCGCACGTCAGATGCAGGTGAGCGGTAAAGATCCGCTGGTACCGGAAGAGAACGATAAACCGACCGTTATCGCTCTGCGCGAAATCGAAGAAGGCCTGATCACTAATCAGATCCTTGATGTACGTGAGCGCCAGGAACAGCATGAGCAAGAAGCCGCCGAGTTGCAGGCCGTTACCGCTATCGCTGAAGGTCGTCGTTAATTAGCCGGAAGGCTCGCCCTTGTATCTTTTTGAAAGCCTCAATCAGCTGATTGAAAAATACTTGCCTGAGGAGCAAATCAAGCGCCTCAAGCAAGCTTATCTTGTCTCACGTGATGCTCACGAGGGGCAGACTCGCTCCAGCGGTGAGCCCTATATCACCCATCCCGTCGCCGTCGCCTGTATTCTGGCGGAAATGAAGCTCGACTATGAAACCCTCATGGCCGCGCTGCTGCATGACGTGATTGAAGACACGCCCGCCACCTATCAGGACATGGAACAGCTGTTCGGCAAAAGCGTCGCCGAACTGGTTGAAGGCGTATCCAAGCTGGATAAGCTGAAGTTCCGTGATAAAAAAGAGGCGCAGGCGGAAAACTTCCGCAAGATGATCATGGCGATGGTGCAGGATATCCGCGTCATCCTGATCAAGCTGGCCGACCGTACGCACAATATGCGCACGCTGGGTTCGCTGCGGCCGGATAAACGGCGGCGCATCGCGCGTGAAACGCTGGAAATCTACAGTCCGCTGGCGCACCGTCTGGGTATTCATCACCTGAAAACCGAGCTGGAAGAGCTGGGCTTCGAAGCGCTCTACCCTAATCGTTATCGCGTGATTAAAGAAGTGGTGAAAGCCGCGCGCGGTAACCGTAAAGAGATGATCCAAAAAATCCTTGCGGAGATTGAAGGGCGTTTGCAGGAGGCTGGCATTCCCTGTCGCGTCTTTGGCCGTGAGAAACACCTTTATTCCATCTACTGCAAAATGCATCTCAAAGAGCAGCGCTTCCATTCCATTATGGATATCTACGCGTTTCGCGTGATCGTCCGTGATGTGGATACCTGCTATCGCGTATTGGGTCAGATGCACAGCCTGTATAAGCCGCGTCCGGGCCGGGTGAAAGATTATATCGCTATCCCGAAAGCGAACGGCTATCAGTCGCTGCATACCTCGATGATTGGTCCGCATGGCGTGCCGGTTGAAGTGCAGATCCGTACGGAAGATATGGATCAGATGGCGGAAATGGGGGTTGCGGCGCACTGGGCTTATAAAGAACAGGGCGAGAGCGGCACCACCGCGCAGATTCGTGCGCAGCGTTGGCTGCAAAGCCTGCTGGAGCTGCAGCAAAGCGCCGGCAGCTCCTTTGAATTTATCGAAAGCGTTAAATCCGATCTGTTCCCGGATGAGATTTACGTTTTCACCCCGGAAGGGCGCATTGTCGAGCTGCCCGCGGGCGCGACGCCAGTGGATTTCGCCTATGCGGTGCATACCGATATTGGTCATGCCTGCGTGGGCGCGCGCGTCGATCGGCAGCCCTATCCCCTTTCGCAGCCGTTGGCCAGCGGCCAGACGGTGGAAATCATTACCGCGCCCGGCGCTCGGCCTAATGCCGCCTGGCTTAACTTTGTCGTCAGTTCGAAAGCGCGCGCCAAGATCCGTCAGCTGCTGAAAAACCTTAAGCGCGAAGACTCGGTCAGTCTGGGTCGCCGTCTGCTAAATCATGCGTTGGGCGGCAGCCGTAAACTGGCTGAGATCCCGCCGGAAAGCATTGAACATGAGCTGGAGCGGATGAAGCTGGCGTCGCTGGATGATCTGCTGGCGGAAATCGGTCTGGGCAATGCGATGAGCGTAGTGGTGGCGAAAAACCTGCTGGATACCGCAGGCGGCACCTCTTCCAGTGCCGCATCGCGCAGCAAACTGCCGATTAAAGGCGCTGACGGCGTGTTGATTACCTTTGCGAAGTGCTGCCGTCCGATTCCTGGCGACCCGATTGTAGCGCACGTCAGTCCTGGCAAGGGGCTGGTGGTTCACCATGAGTCGTGCCGTAATATTCGTGGCTATCAGAAAGAGCCCGAGAAATTTATGGCGGTGGAATGGGATAAGGTGACCGAGCAAGAGTTCGTCGCTGAGATTAAAGTCGATATGTTTAACCATCAGGGCGCGCTGGCGAACCTGACGGCGGCGATTAACACCGCCCGATCGAATATTCAAAGCCTGAACACGGAAGAGCGTGACGGCCGCGTTTACAGCGCCTTTATTCGTTTGACGGCACGCGATCGCGTTCATTTGGCGAATATTATGCGCAAAATTCGTGTAATGCCGGACGTCATCAAAGTTCACCGTAACCGAAACTAACGCATGAATGCTCAACGTTTTGCTCGTATACGCGAGATGCTGGCCGCGCGCCAGCATGACCTTACCGTATGCATGGAGCAGGTACATAAACCCCACAACGTGTCCGCGATTATTCGTACGGCGGACGCGGTGGGCGTTCACGAAGTTCACGCCGTCTGGCCCGCTAACCGCATGCGTACCGTGGTTTCATCTGCTGCCGGCAGCAACAGCTGGGTGCAGGTAAAAACCCACCGTACCATTGCGGATGCGGTAACCCATCTGAAACAGCAGGATATGCAGGTCCTGGCGACCAATCTTTCCGCCAAAGCGGTCGATTTTCGTGAAATCGACTATACGCGCCCAACCTGCATTCTGATGGGTCAGGAAAAAACCGGAATTACTCAGGAAGCGCTGGCGCTGGCCGATCGGGACATTATTATCCCGATGGTGGGCATGGTGCAGTCACTGAATGTTTCGGTCGCCTCCGCGCTGATTCTGTATGAGGCGCAGCGCCAGCGGCAAAACGCTGGCATGTACCAACGCGATATCAGTACGCTACCGCGTTCTGAACAGCAGCGTTTGCTGTTTGAGGGCGGTTATCCGGTACTGGCGCGCGTGGCTAAACAGAAAGGCCTGCCCCGCCCTGAGATTGACGACAACGGCGAAGTGGTTGCCGATGCCGAGTGGTGGGCCGCAATGCAGTCAACGGCTAAACGATGAAAGGCCGCCTGCTGGATGCCGTTCCGCTCAGCACTCTTTCCGGCGTAGGCGCAAGCCAGGCCGGGAAGCTGGCGAAGATCGGGCTGCATACCGTGCAGGATTTATTGCTGCACCTGCCGCTGCGTTATGAAGATCGCACGCAGCTCTACCGGATTAACGATCTGTTGCCTGGCATCTGGGCGACGGTCGAAGGCGAAGTACTGCACACCGATGTCACCTTTGGCCGCCGCCGGATGCTGGTCAGCCAGATTAGCGATGGTTCCGGCGTAGTAACGCTGCGCTTTTTCAACTTCAACGCCGGGATGAAAAATGGGCTGTCGCCCGGTGCGCGCGTGACGGCTTACGGCGAGATCAAACGGGGCCAGCGCGGCGCAGAGATGATCCATCCTGAATACCGCATTCAGGGCGAGCACAGCGTTACCGAGCTACAGGAAACGCTGACCCCGGTTTATCCCACTACCGAAGGGATTCGTCAGGCCACGCTGCGTAGCCTGACCGATCAAGCGCTGAAATTACTGGATACCTGCCCGATTGCCGAACTGCTGCCAGCAGAATTAAGCGGCGGCCTGCTTAGCCTGCCGGATGCGCTGCGCACGCTGCATCGGCCGCCACCGGATATGCAGCTGGCCGATCTGGAAAGCGGCCGCCATCCGGCCCAGCGCCGTTTGATCCTTGAAGAGCTGTTGGCGCATAACCTGAGTATGCTGGCGGTGCGCGCTGGCGCTCAACGCTATCATGCGTTGGCCATGTCGCCGCGCCATACGCTGCGCGATCGGCTACTGGCGGCACTGCCGTTTAAGCCGACCGCCGCTCAGCAGCGAGTAGTTAAAGAAATTGAGCAGGATCTTACCCATGATTACCCCATGATGCGGCTGGTGCAGGGTGATGTCGGCTCGGGCAAAACGCTGGTTGCGGCGCTGGCCGCACTGGATGTGATCGCGCACGGTAAGCAGGTGGCGCTGATGGCGCCGACCGAACTGCTGGCCGAGCAGCACGCTAACAATTTCCGGCAGTGGTTTGCGCCGCTAGGCATCGAGGTTGGTTGGCTGGCAGGCAAGCAGAAGGGTAAGGCCCGTCTGGCGCAGCAGGAAGCCATTGCCAGCGGCCAGGTTTCCATGGTGGTCGGCACGCACGCGATTTTCCAGGAGCAGGTGCAATTTAATGGCCTGGCGTTGGTGATTATTGATGAACAGCACCGCTTCGGCGTTCATCAGCGTCTGGCGCTGTGGGAAAAAGGCGAAGAGCAAGGTTTCCATCCGCATCAGCTTATTATGACCGCAACGCCCATCCCACGGACGCTGGCGATGACCGCCTATGCCGACCTGGATACCTCGGTTATTGATGAGCTGCCTCCGGGACGTACGCCGGTGACTACCGTCGCCATCCCTGACTCGCGGCGCGCTGAAATTATCGAGCGGGTAAAAAGCGCCTGCCAGACGGAAGGGCGTCAGGCTTACTGGGTGTGTACCCTGATTGAAGAGTCAGACCTGCTGGAAGCGCAGGCGGCGGAAGCGACCTGGGAAGAGTTGAAGCTGGCGCTGCCTGGTTTACGGGTTGGCCTGGTTCATGGCCGTATGAAGCCGCAGGAAAAACAGGATGTGATGCAGGCTTTTAAACAGGGCGAGATGCAGCTGCTGGTTGCGACGACGGTTATTGAAGTGGGCGTGGATGTGCCTAACGCCAGCCTGATGATTATCGAAAACCCGGAACGCCTCGGCCTGGCTCAGTTGCATCAGTTGCGCGGACGCGTAGGTCGTGGCGCGGTCGCCTCGCACTGTGTGCTGCTGTATAAATCTCCGCTGAGCAAAACGGCGCAAAAGCGTCTGCAGGTGCTACGCGATAGCAATGACGGTTTCGTTATTGCCCAGTGCGATTTGGAAATCCGTGGACCCGGAGAGCTGCTGGGTACGCGACAAACCGGCAACGCTGAATTTAAAGTGGCCGACCTGCTACGCGATCAGGCGCTTATTCCTGAAGTGCAGCGCATCGCGCGCCATATTCATCAACACTATCCGCAACAGGCGCAGGCGCTGATTGAGCGCTGGCTGCCTGAAACCGATCGCTACACCAACGCCTGACACCCCTCTTCTCTTTTTGATCCAGAATAAATAGCTGCCAAATAATTCGGGGTGCATGCAGGCGGCTACGCCACGCCTCTCCGGACGCTTTTATGAAGGAATAATGGTAAATAAGCGGGAAAAGCTAATACATCTGTCGTCAGATTGCTATCCCAGGCCAGATGGTTAAAACAGTGACCAGAAAGAGCAAACGATTGCTTTTGCGTTGCAGTGAATTACAATCGCCACTTTGTTTCTCAGGGAACCCAAATCATGTCCGCCAATCCTCATGAAATCGCCCCGTCCGCTACCGGCGCGACGTCGAAGAGCGAACTTATTTACCGTCTGGAAGATCGTCCTCCGCTACCGCAAACGCTCTTTGCCGCCTGTCAGCATTTGCTGGCAATGTTCGTGGCGGTCATTACCCCCGCCCTGTTGATTTGTCAGGCGCTTGGCCTGCCGGCTCAGGATACGCAGCACATTATCAGCATGTCGCTGTTTGCCTCTGGCGTCGCGTCGATTTTACAGATTAAAACCTGGGGCCCAGTAGGATCGGGACTGCTTTCCATTCAGGGCACCAGCTTTAACTTTGTCAGCCCGCTGATTATGGGCGGCCTGGCGTTAAAAAATGGCGGCGCCGATGTGCCGACTATGATGGCTGCTCTGTTCGGTACGCTGATGGTCGCCTCCTGTACTGAGATGGTAATTTCCCGCTTCCTGCATTTGGCACGCCGCATTATTACGCCGCTGGTGTCCGGTATCGTGGTGATGATCATTGGCCTGTCACTGATTCAGGTGGGATTAACCTCTATCGGCGGCGGCTTTGCCGCGATGAACGATCACACCTTCGGCGCGCCGAAAAATCTGCTGCTGGCCGGCGCAGTGCTGGTAGTCATCATTATCCTGAATCGTCAGCGTAACCCTTACCTACGCGTCGCCTCGCTGGTGATTGCGATGGCGGTGGGCTATTTACTGGCGTGGGCGCTGGATATGCTGCCGGAAAACCCTGCGCCGACCAACAACGCGTTGGTGGCCGTTCCGATGCCGCTCTATTATGGCCTGGGCTTTGACTGGAACCTGCTTATCCCGCTAATGCTGGTATTTATGGTGACCTCGCTGGAAACCATCGGCGATATTACCGCCACTTCTGATGTCTCAGAACAGCCGGTTAGCGGGCCGCTTTATATGAAGCGGCTAAAAGGCGGCGTGTTGGCTAACGGCTTTAACTCTTTTGTCTCTGCGCTGTTTAACACCTTCCCAAACTCCTGCTTCGGTCAGAATAACGGCGTTATCCAGCTAACCGGCGTAGCCAGCCGTTATGTCGGTTTTGTGGTGGCGCTGATGCTGATTGTGCTGGGCCTGTTTCCTGCGGTAAGCGGCTTTGTGCAGCACATTCCAGAACCGGTGCTGGGCGGCGCAACCATTGTGATGTTCGGCACTATCGCCGCTTCCGGGGTGCGTATTGTCTCGCGTGAGCCGTTAAATCGTCGGGCCATTATGATTATGGCGTTATCGCTGGCGGTGGGACTGGGCGTGTCGCAGCAGCCGCTGATCCTACAGTTTGCGCCAGACTGGTTAAAAACTTTGCTCTCCTCTGGTATCGCCGCTGGCGGCATTACCGCCATTGTGCTGAATCTGTTTTTCCCGCACGAGAAGTAACTCTTGCAGGGCGGGCCACGGCTCGCCCTCCTCCACGTATTTATTCCGGCTTTACAACCAGGCGGTTGAGCTATGCCTGTAATTAGGGCATAACAGGCGATACCGGAAATTCATACGGAAGGATGCAAATGAAATTTGTCGGAAAGTTAACGCTTTCGCTGTTGTTGCTACTGTTACTGACGTTGGTAACGATCTATCTTTTGCTGCAAACCCGCTGGGGTGCGGAATGGACCAGCAGGCGCATAAGCGACGATACGGCCTGGCATCTTTCCATCGGTAAAATTGAGCATAACTTTTCCAGCCCGGCGTTGCTGACCTTACGCAATGTGAGTTTCGGTCATGATGGCCAACCTGCGGTGATGGTGGCAAAAACCGTTAATCTCGGTTTAACCTTCTCTCTGTTTAACGATGCGCTGCACTTTACCCGCATTGAGCTACAGGACGGCTCACTGAACGTCGCCAATATGGCGGCGGATATGGCCTGGCCATTACAGGCCGATCGCCTTCAGCTGCGTAATATGGC
This Mixta hanseatica DNA region includes the following protein-coding sequences:
- the trmH gene encoding tRNA (guanosine(18)-2'-O)-methyltransferase TrmH is translated as MNAQRFARIREMLAARQHDLTVCMEQVHKPHNVSAIIRTADAVGVHEVHAVWPANRMRTVVSSAAGSNSWVQVKTHRTIADAVTHLKQQDMQVLATNLSAKAVDFREIDYTRPTCILMGQEKTGITQEALALADRDIIIPMVGMVQSLNVSVASALILYEAQRQRQNAGMYQRDISTLPRSEQQRLLFEGGYPVLARVAKQKGLPRPEIDDNGEVVADAEWWAAMQSTAKR
- the spoT gene encoding bifunctional GTP diphosphokinase/guanosine-3',5'-bis pyrophosphate 3'-pyrophosphohydrolase, yielding MYLFESLNQLIEKYLPEEQIKRLKQAYLVSRDAHEGQTRSSGEPYITHPVAVACILAEMKLDYETLMAALLHDVIEDTPATYQDMEQLFGKSVAELVEGVSKLDKLKFRDKKEAQAENFRKMIMAMVQDIRVILIKLADRTHNMRTLGSLRPDKRRRIARETLEIYSPLAHRLGIHHLKTELEELGFEALYPNRYRVIKEVVKAARGNRKEMIQKILAEIEGRLQEAGIPCRVFGREKHLYSIYCKMHLKEQRFHSIMDIYAFRVIVRDVDTCYRVLGQMHSLYKPRPGRVKDYIAIPKANGYQSLHTSMIGPHGVPVEVQIRTEDMDQMAEMGVAAHWAYKEQGESGTTAQIRAQRWLQSLLELQQSAGSSFEFIESVKSDLFPDEIYVFTPEGRIVELPAGATPVDFAYAVHTDIGHACVGARVDRQPYPLSQPLASGQTVEIITAPGARPNAAWLNFVVSSKARAKIRQLLKNLKREDSVSLGRRLLNHALGGSRKLAEIPPESIEHELERMKLASLDDLLAEIGLGNAMSVVVAKNLLDTAGGTSSSAASRSKLPIKGADGVLITFAKCCRPIPGDPIVAHVSPGKGLVVHHESCRNIRGYQKEPEKFMAVEWDKVTEQEFVAEIKVDMFNHQGALANLTAAINTARSNIQSLNTEERDGRVYSAFIRLTARDRVHLANIMRKIRVMPDVIKVHRNRN
- the gmk gene encoding guanylate kinase, translating into MAQGTLYIISAPSGAGKSSLIQAMLKTQPLYDTQVSISHTTRGMRPGEQHGEHYYFVSKQEFETMIEQDAFLEHAEVFGNYYGTSRMAIEQVLATGVDVFLDIDWQGAQQIRQKMPSARSIFVLPPSKEELDRRLRGRGQDSEGVIARRMAQAVAEMSHYAEYDYLIVNDDFDLALSDLKTIIRAERLRMGRQKSRHDALISKLLAD
- the recG gene encoding ATP-dependent DNA helicase RecG; protein product: MKGRLLDAVPLSTLSGVGASQAGKLAKIGLHTVQDLLLHLPLRYEDRTQLYRINDLLPGIWATVEGEVLHTDVTFGRRRMLVSQISDGSGVVTLRFFNFNAGMKNGLSPGARVTAYGEIKRGQRGAEMIHPEYRIQGEHSVTELQETLTPVYPTTEGIRQATLRSLTDQALKLLDTCPIAELLPAELSGGLLSLPDALRTLHRPPPDMQLADLESGRHPAQRRLILEELLAHNLSMLAVRAGAQRYHALAMSPRHTLRDRLLAALPFKPTAAQQRVVKEIEQDLTHDYPMMRLVQGDVGSGKTLVAALAALDVIAHGKQVALMAPTELLAEQHANNFRQWFAPLGIEVGWLAGKQKGKARLAQQEAIASGQVSMVVGTHAIFQEQVQFNGLALVIIDEQHRFGVHQRLALWEKGEEQGFHPHQLIMTATPIPRTLAMTAYADLDTSVIDELPPGRTPVTTVAIPDSRRAEIIERVKSACQTEGRQAYWVCTLIEESDLLEAQAAEATWEELKLALPGLRVGLVHGRMKPQEKQDVMQAFKQGEMQLLVATTVIEVGVDVPNASLMIIENPERLGLAQLHQLRGRVGRGAVASHCVLLYKSPLSKTAQKRLQVLRDSNDGFVIAQCDLEIRGPGELLGTRQTGNAEFKVADLLRDQALIPEVQRIARHIHQHYPQQAQALIERWLPETDRYTNA
- a CDS encoding nucleobase:cation symporter-2 family protein, giving the protein MSANPHEIAPSATGATSKSELIYRLEDRPPLPQTLFAACQHLLAMFVAVITPALLICQALGLPAQDTQHIISMSLFASGVASILQIKTWGPVGSGLLSIQGTSFNFVSPLIMGGLALKNGGADVPTMMAALFGTLMVASCTEMVISRFLHLARRIITPLVSGIVVMIIGLSLIQVGLTSIGGGFAAMNDHTFGAPKNLLLAGAVLVVIIILNRQRNPYLRVASLVIAMAVGYLLAWALDMLPENPAPTNNALVAVPMPLYYGLGFDWNLLIPLMLVFMVTSLETIGDITATSDVSEQPVSGPLYMKRLKGGVLANGFNSFVSALFNTFPNSCFGQNNGVIQLTGVASRYVGFVVALMLIVLGLFPAVSGFVQHIPEPVLGGATIVMFGTIAASGVRIVSREPLNRRAIMIMALSLAVGLGVSQQPLILQFAPDWLKTLLSSGIAAGGITAIVLNLFFPHEK
- the rpoZ gene encoding DNA-directed RNA polymerase subunit omega encodes the protein MARVTVQDAVEKIGNRFDLVLVAARRARQMQVSGKDPLVPEENDKPTVIALREIEEGLITNQILDVRERQEQHEQEAAELQAVTAIAEGRR